The Epilithonimonas zeae genome contains the following window.
AAAAAAGGTTCAAAAAAGGCAATGCGAAATTATCAAAATCTTGATTTGAATCTTGAAATAGAAAACTACAGTTTCAATCAAGAAAAATTTGAAAAAGTTGGTGAGTACGGGGCTTTTGAATGGATTAGACCAGAACATATGGAGCCGAAAGGAGAATTAAATTTAAATGAAATCAGAAGTTTAATTTCTCAGCAATATCACCAATGTCTAAATTATTTAGACTTGATGAAAAACGGTGAAGGTCTTCTCTGCAAAACGACAATGACGGTAAACGAACTCGGAAAAATCAATGTGTATGAATACATTTATTTCCTTTCGTTGCACAATCAGAGACACGTTACTCAGATGAAGAATAATGAATTAGAAACAATTTAAACTACAAATGAAAATCTTGGATTTTCTCTTAGGTGAACTAAATATTTTCAAAGTTGTAAACTAAAAAAGCTTTTGTCCCTTTTGACTTCGTCGAAATAATATTCATCGACTGAAAGGAGATAATCTTCGATTTGTGGTTAAAACAAAATTAAAAACTTAAAAAATGATTTTCAAAACATATAACTCTATAAAAATGCTTACCAAACGCGTGTGATTGACCAAATCAAATTGCAGGGTTTTGGAAAGGAGATTTTCATTGTGCAGGAGAAAGTTCACGGTGCAAATTTCTCTTTTTTTACCGATGGAAAGGAAATTAAAATCGCAAAAAGAACTGCTTTCATCGAGGATGATGAAAAATTCTACAATGCACATCAGATTTTGGAACGTTACAGAAAAAATGTAATAGACGTTTTCCAAAAAGTAAAAACCATTCATCCGGATGTTGACACCGTTGTTATCTACGGCGAATTGTTCGGTGGAGGTTACAAACACAAAGAAGTAGAACCTGTAAAAGAGGCGATAAAAGTTCAGAAAGGTGTAGAATATTCTCCTTACAATGAATTTTATGCATTCGATATCAAGTTGAATGGAACTACTTATTTGGATACGGATTTGGTCAATCAGATTTTCGATGAAACCGGATTTTTCTATGCAAAAATCTTGTTTCAGGGAACTTTGGAAGAAGCTTTAAAATTCCCGAACGATTTCGATTCTAAAATTCCGGCTTGGTTGGGATTGTCTGAAATCGAAAATAATATGTGTGAAGGAACAATCGTCAAAACTTTGAAAACGAAATATTTTGGAAACGGTTCAAGAGTCATTTTGAAAAATAAAAACGAAAAATGGACCGAGAAATCTAAAATGGTTAGAAAAGACAGACCAATTCAAAAAGAAGTTCGTTTCAGCGAAAATGCTCAGAATATTTGGGAAGAAATTCAAAAATATACAACTGTAAATCGATTGAATAACGTTGTGAGCAAGATTGGAGAATTCGACCCAAAGATGATTGGAAAGGTGATTGGTCTTTTTTCAAAGGATATTTTGGAAGATTTTGAAAAGGATTTTCCGAATGCTTTTACAACCATAGAAAAAGAAGAGCAAAAAAGAATCAATAAAAAATTGAATTCTTTGGTCATTGATGTTATAAAAGAAGAGTTGATGACTGTTAAAGTTTAGTTTCGAAAGGTTTAAATCGAAACCGATTTGTATAAATATCTACAATTAATAATTATGAAAAATATAGTTGCATTATCGCCTGTTTTTACTGAAGACAGTATCAACTTGAAACACGCATCCATTGGCTCAGATTACAATTTGAATCGATTTAACCTAAAATGGGATGTTCCAGAAGAGTTCAGAAATGATGTGATTGCAGTCTATGGCGAAGATATTTATGCTGAAATCGTTTCCAGTCAATGTGATTTGGCTTTACTGAAAACTGAAGATAATTGGTTATCAAATATTTCAGAAAAATTTACCAAACGTAATATTCAATACGGTCAATTGGAGCAATTTATAAATCATCAGAATGTTTTTATTAAATGTTCAGATTTTAAAAATTTCAAAGCCGGAGTTTATGAGAGGGTTTCTGACATTAAAGGATTTGACAGTGTTGATAAAGAAAGTATGGCTTTTATTTCTGATGTTGTAGAGTGGTTGTTGGAAGTTCGTTGCTTTGTTTTAAACGGGAAAATAGAAACATATTCTACGTATTGGAGAGATAATCAATTTGATACCAATGGTTTATCTGATTCTGAGGAAATAGAACTTTTCTCTTTCTTCGAAAGTTTCGTAAAAGATAATTTAGATTCTTTGCCAACTTCAATTGTATTGGATTTTGGAATCATAAAAGATAACGGTTGGGCATTGATAGAAGCAAATCCAGCTTGGTGCTCAGGTTTATATGCTTGTAATGCTAAAAAAGCTCTTGATGTAATTATTAAAAGTTGTATTAAAAATTAAAAAAAAGCCTGGAAAAGGAAGTTGTACATTGAAAGTTTTAGAAACAAATTAAAACTTCCAGCACCGAGCTTCCATCTTCCAGCATACTAAAAATGAAACAAAATATATTTTTTACGGCAGACCATCATTTTGGTCACGCCAATATTATAAAATTTTCCGAACGGCCTTTTGAGTCTTTGGAACAGATGAATGAAGAACTCATCAAACGATGGAATGAGAAAGTGGGTGTCAACGATATTGTCTATCATTTAGGCGATGTCAGTTTGGGCAAACCGGATTTTACCAAAGAAACTTTGGATAGATTGAATGGCAATATCCATTTGATAAA
Protein-coding sequences here:
- a CDS encoding DinB family protein gives rise to the protein MEIFRLIQDIKTHLKLSFDEFENWFEKDNATLNYQPSNGGWTVQQILEHIYLTNFYLLILIKKGSKKAMRNYQNLDLNLEIENYSFNQEKFEKVGEYGAFEWIRPEHMEPKGELNLNEIRSLISQQYHQCLNYLDLMKNGEGLLCKTTMTVNELGKINVYEYIYFLSLHNQRHVTQMKNNELETI
- a CDS encoding RNA ligase, Rnl2 family, translating into MIDQIKLQGFGKEIFIVQEKVHGANFSFFTDGKEIKIAKRTAFIEDDEKFYNAHQILERYRKNVIDVFQKVKTIHPDVDTVVIYGELFGGGYKHKEVEPVKEAIKVQKGVEYSPYNEFYAFDIKLNGTTYLDTDLVNQIFDETGFFYAKILFQGTLEEALKFPNDFDSKIPAWLGLSEIENNMCEGTIVKTLKTKYFGNGSRVILKNKNEKWTEKSKMVRKDRPIQKEVRFSENAQNIWEEIQKYTTVNRLNNVVSKIGEFDPKMIGKVIGLFSKDILEDFEKDFPNAFTTIEKEEQKRINKKLNSLVIDVIKEELMTVKV
- a CDS encoding ATP-grasp domain-containing protein gives rise to the protein MKNIVALSPVFTEDSINLKHASIGSDYNLNRFNLKWDVPEEFRNDVIAVYGEDIYAEIVSSQCDLALLKTEDNWLSNISEKFTKRNIQYGQLEQFINHQNVFIKCSDFKNFKAGVYERVSDIKGFDSVDKESMAFISDVVEWLLEVRCFVLNGKIETYSTYWRDNQFDTNGLSDSEEIELFSFFESFVKDNLDSLPTSIVLDFGIIKDNGWALIEANPAWCSGLYACNAKKALDVIIKSCIKN